From the genome of uncultured Desulfovibrio sp.:
TGACAGTACCAAGCTCTCGCAAAAGCTTGGCGGCACTAGCGCTGACGGCACAAAAAACTTTACCTATACCTTTGTTGACAACACTGGCAGCACGCAAACGCTGACCATTGCGCAGGACAAGACCTATCAGGATCTGCTGACCCAACTTCAATCTTCTGGCGGTACATTAAGTGGAGATGGCAAAACTGTAACTTTTGCGAATACGGAAAAATTCTATTTGAGCGCGGGCGGCACCGGCGGCGGCATGGACGGAATCACCGTCAAGACAGACGCCACGGCCACCGTTACCAACATGGCCGCAGGCACCACGCTGGAGACGCCCCCGGCCCTAACCTATACTTACACCACCAATAACAGCTCCACGCCGCAAACATTTACGGTTCCTGGCGGCTCCAAGATGGCTGACGTGCTCGCCGCCATCAAAGCCAAAGGGCTGACTGGCTCGCTCGTAAGCGCGGACGGAGCCACGACAATTGACCTGCAAACAGGCACCCTGCCTACAACCGGCAGCTATTTTCTCAAGCTCAACAATATTGATTCCCTCAGCGGGCCGGGCATTACCGGTCAGGTGACATCGTCCTCCAACTGGAATATCCGCGGTGCGGCCAACGCCAAATTTACGGTGGACAACTGGCCCTTGACCATGGAATCCGACACCAACAGCGTGAGCAACGTGATCGAGGGCGTGGTCTTTACCATTCAGGACAAAGGCAGCGCGTCCATTACGGTCAATACAGACATCACCTCGGTGGAAAAATCCATTCAGACGTTTCTTGATTCCGTCAACTCTGTCTTGATGACCATCAATGATTACACAAAATTTGATCCGAACAAGGACGTCACCACCAACGATCCCAAAAATACGAGCAGCAGCAACTATAGCACCTCGCAACTGACCGCAGAAAAAGGCGGCCTGTTGCAGGGCAACTATGGCGTGCAACTGTTCAAATCGCGTTTCACTTCATTGGTCAACAGCGCCCCTCCTGGTTTTTCCAGCCGGACGTCTGCCTCTGATGTGCTGTCGGGTGACGTGCTTGCCAACCTTGCCAACATGGGCATCAAGGTTGAAACCGACCAGTCGAGTTCCAACTATGGGCTTTTGGTAATTGCGCCTTCGTCCGGCATTGCTGAATTGCAGCAGATGGACAAGAGCAATTATGAAAAAATGATCAACAGCAACCTTTCGGATGTTGTGGATTTTTTCTGTTCCAGCGGCACCGGCACGACTACCAGTTCTGATTTTCGCTATGGCAGCCACATTGCGGGCATTACCAAGGGTGGTTCGTATGATGTGAACTACTCGGTTGACGCTGGCGGCAATATTACCAATGTCACGGTTGGCGGCGTGACCGCAACGCGCGACACGAGCCAGCCGGGCTATTACTACAGCGTTGCTTCCGGTGATGCGCGAGGCCTTTCGCTCCAGATCGACAACCTCACCCCCGGCAACCACACGGGGCAGATACGCATCAAGGAAGGGCTGATTCAGACGGTCAGCACCTTCCTCAAGGGTGAATTGACCTATACGGACGTCAACGTCTCGGGCACCGGTACCGCAGAGCAGACGTCCGCAGCCATTGCGCTCAAATCGAAGAATGGCGCTTTGATGGTTCTAAAAAACAACTATCAGAGCATCATGGAAAATATCGACAAAAAAATCACCCAAGAACAGACGCGCCTTGAGACGTGGGAAGCCCGGCAAAAAACATATTTTGCCAACCTTGAAACCCTGCTCAAAAAATACAATACCCAGAAAGATCAGCTCACGTCACAGCTCAAGCAGCTTTCCAGTTCGTCAAGCAGTTCCTCCTAACCTGCATGAAACAACAATAAGGCCAGCCAAAGAACACCGCCATAAGGACACACTATGAACAAAGCGGCGCAAGCATATTTTCAGACCAAGGTCGGCACCACGGATCAGGGGCAACTTTTGCTCATGCTCTATGACGGCGCACTCACATTCATACAGCAGGCGCGCACAAAAATGATTGCCAATGACTATGCGGGAAAGGGCATCCTTATCTCCAAGGTCATCGATATCATCAACGAGCTTTCCGCTTCTTTGAACATGGACAAGGGCGGCAGCCTGGCTGTGAACCTCAACAACCTGTACCTGCTCTGCACGGCCCGTTTGCTGCGCGCCAACCTGAAAATGGATATGGATTCACTCAACAGTGTGGAATCCATCCTTTCAGGCCTGCGCGGCGCCTATGCCCAGATTATTGAAACCCCCGAGGCCCGTCAGGCGAGCAACGATATTGCCACCCGCCTGCAACCCATGGGGACAATGACCAGGTCACCGCAGCCCATCATACCGTCAACAGTTACCGCCGTGCCGCGCTCCCATGCTCAGGCGGCCTATGGCCGTAGCGCCATGCGCCCTGCAGCCCCTGTGACGGAGGCACCCAGCCAGACGGCCGATGCCCAGCGCGCGCATGTGCAGTCCTTTGATCAGGCCGCGCCACAGGCGGCAGCGCCACAGCCGCGCCTGCCCGGCGCTTACGGCAAACCCTAGATAACGCAGCCTTGCCCTGAACAGGGAGGCGGATAGCAGCATTACGCAAAAGCGGCGGCATCTTGGTGTCGCCGCTTTTTGCGCTGACATGCGGTCTGCCGAAAAATACCACCGATGTGTATGGCAAAAGACGGCAATGCAGCTTCCGTAAATCGATTATTATCCTCTTTGACAGGCTTATCCAGAGAAGCTAGTCTTCACAAAATTTTTAAAGAGCATCCGCTCAAAGTTTATCCATATTT
Proteins encoded in this window:
- the fliD gene encoding flagellar filament capping protein FliD, coding for MASTISGSNAISNLSGSDTDFDTVLANLKKVESTQLNRLTAWKSDWKLRYDAFDKVIGQVSTASNVLATLANKNSFVTKNVTSSNSNIISAVASASADDVQHTINVSQVASNAIWANTGHVFSSKTDIINTSGTSQTFSYSYAGKEYSMAVPANTTLDSFVSMVNNSSDNPGIKVSIVQASSGYVFQVAGKSTGVANDLVIHSSGLVGMSASGASSTWSTNSVLDVNSTLTNPTKFAYDLIMEDGNTFSVKINGDKTNQDLATAINAQVGRSIASIDGSGNLQLADVKAMYRRDTSTQTSFSTPVTKFSMGSTPTTTKLTGALTVDLNINDGVTTGTRSLTIAAGTTMKDAALQIAQASGASTAEMTYNSTTGGWELNLSNVNGATLSFADSASDSGKMTSTVIADQTQLGTKVVGSSGAQSFTASTAITFDSTKLSQKLGGTSADGTKNFTYTFVDNTGSTQTLTIAQDKTYQDLLTQLQSSGGTLSGDGKTVTFANTEKFYLSAGGTGGGMDGITVKTDATATVTNMAAGTTLETPPALTYTYTTNNSSTPQTFTVPGGSKMADVLAAIKAKGLTGSLVSADGATTIDLQTGTLPTTGSYFLKLNNIDSLSGPGITGQVTSSSNWNIRGAANAKFTVDNWPLTMESDTNSVSNVIEGVVFTIQDKGSASITVNTDITSVEKSIQTFLDSVNSVLMTINDYTKFDPNKDVTTNDPKNTSSSNYSTSQLTAEKGGLLQGNYGVQLFKSRFTSLVNSAPPGFSSRTSASDVLSGDVLANLANMGIKVETDQSSSNYGLLVIAPSSGIAELQQMDKSNYEKMINSNLSDVVDFFCSSGTGTTTSSDFRYGSHIAGITKGGSYDVNYSVDAGGNITNVTVGGVTATRDTSQPGYYYSVASGDARGLSLQIDNLTPGNHTGQIRIKEGLIQTVSTFLKGELTYTDVNVSGTGTAEQTSAAIALKSKNGALMVLKNNYQSIMENIDKKITQEQTRLETWEARQKTYFANLETLLKKYNTQKDQLTSQLKQLSSSSSSSS
- the fliS gene encoding flagellar export chaperone FliS, with translation MNKAAQAYFQTKVGTTDQGQLLLMLYDGALTFIQQARTKMIANDYAGKGILISKVIDIINELSASLNMDKGGSLAVNLNNLYLLCTARLLRANLKMDMDSLNSVESILSGLRGAYAQIIETPEARQASNDIATRLQPMGTMTRSPQPIIPSTVTAVPRSHAQAAYGRSAMRPAAPVTEAPSQTADAQRAHVQSFDQAAPQAAAPQPRLPGAYGKP